A section of the Brevundimonas sp. AJA228-03 genome encodes:
- a CDS encoding MFS transporter: MTPARRMALQYVLLFGANGVSLPFAGLWFRAQGFSGAEIGALLAAPMLARLVTGPVLAVWADGFAHRRTPIAILGVAGALAYAGAGVTQGVWVQGLLWFLGASTMAAMIPLTDVLNLSAARRHGFAFAWPRGCGSAAFVAANVLMGAILARASVDWVIVWIVIAGVLVGVTAASLLPPEAVSDAGPGRKRDRYAGIARLVTDPGFMTAIVAIGAVQATHAFYYGFSAIAWKAQGISEATTGLLWATSVLVEIAFMWIVEPWRRARGIGPWPVLMLGGIAAVVRWTVLAFVPPLWALWPLQALHALTFAATYLAGVEIIERLALPGQHTAAQTLSSVMAAGVLIGLATLAAGPLYDRYGTLGYLAMTGLAVMGLAAGWRLKRTLRIS, translated from the coding sequence ATGACTCCCGCCCGCCGCATGGCATTGCAGTATGTGTTGCTCTTCGGTGCCAATGGCGTGAGCCTGCCGTTTGCCGGGCTGTGGTTCCGCGCCCAGGGATTTTCCGGAGCCGAGATCGGGGCGCTGCTGGCGGCACCGATGCTGGCGCGGCTGGTGACCGGACCGGTGCTGGCGGTTTGGGCCGACGGGTTCGCGCATCGCCGGACGCCGATCGCCATTCTCGGTGTTGCGGGCGCGCTGGCCTATGCGGGCGCGGGCGTGACACAAGGGGTATGGGTTCAAGGCCTGCTCTGGTTTCTGGGTGCCAGCACGATGGCCGCGATGATCCCCCTGACCGATGTGCTGAACCTGAGCGCCGCACGCAGGCACGGCTTCGCCTTTGCCTGGCCACGGGGATGCGGGTCTGCGGCGTTCGTGGCGGCAAACGTACTGATGGGGGCGATCCTCGCGCGGGCATCGGTCGACTGGGTCATTGTGTGGATCGTCATTGCGGGCGTTCTGGTTGGGGTGACCGCCGCCAGCCTGTTGCCACCCGAAGCAGTGTCCGACGCCGGACCGGGCCGCAAGCGGGATCGCTATGCCGGCATCGCCCGTCTGGTGACCGATCCCGGATTCATGACAGCCATCGTGGCGATCGGCGCGGTCCAGGCGACCCATGCCTTCTATTACGGATTCTCAGCCATTGCGTGGAAGGCACAGGGGATCAGCGAGGCGACGACAGGCCTGCTCTGGGCGACGTCCGTCCTGGTCGAGATCGCCTTCATGTGGATCGTCGAGCCGTGGCGGCGGGCGAGGGGGATCGGGCCCTGGCCGGTGCTGATGCTGGGGGGCATCGCGGCCGTGGTCCGGTGGACGGTGCTGGCCTTCGTGCCGCCGCTCTGGGCGCTGTGGCCGCTACAGGCCCTTCACGCGCTGACGTTCGCGGCGACCTATCTGGCAGGTGTCGAGATCATCGAACGGCTCGCACTGCCGGGGCAGCATACGGCGGCGCAGACGTTGAGTTCGGTCATGGCGGCAGGCGTCCTGATCGGACTGGCGACCCTGGCCGCCGGGCCGCTGTACGATCGATACGGGACCCTGGGCTATCTGGCCATGACCGGCCTGGCGGTCATGGGCCTGGCGGCGGGGTGGCGATTGAAGCGAACGTTGCGGATCAGCTGA
- the mreC gene encoding rod shape-determining protein MreC: MAFRDGPFDQFKVPLVWTAAVVVVVALIASVLLILVDRRHDADADGYGPVRAGIDAGAGPLNGIFAAPVRWAGAASDYFGGYFFAVSENRRLKKELEELQPWRDQAIALKNVNARYEAMLGLRTEPVITLATARAVSESRGPFAKSFLLDAGSDKGIRIGNPVITEQGLVGRIVGVTGGVSRMLLLTDVASRTPVLIDRTDARALLTGDGSGNPKLEFVRGVGAVQAGDRVLTSGDGGGFPRGVPIGVAARGIDGSWRVKLFSDRGAIDYVRIMLFQDFSQLVAPDALNAAPLAGLATAPAPSATQAAAIGDAAARRARTPAAAGPGSARPQAAPTRSRPTVPSTARQVPVPPTAAPPVPVPAGGGAA; this comes from the coding sequence GTGGCGTTTCGCGACGGACCGTTCGATCAGTTCAAGGTGCCGCTGGTGTGGACCGCCGCGGTCGTGGTCGTGGTCGCCCTCATTGCATCGGTTCTGCTGATCCTTGTTGACCGCCGCCATGACGCGGACGCCGATGGCTATGGGCCCGTCCGCGCGGGCATCGACGCAGGCGCCGGGCCGCTCAACGGCATCTTCGCCGCCCCGGTGCGCTGGGCCGGGGCGGCGTCGGACTATTTCGGCGGCTATTTCTTCGCCGTGTCCGAGAACCGCCGTCTGAAAAAGGAACTGGAAGAGCTTCAGCCCTGGCGCGACCAGGCCATCGCCCTGAAGAACGTCAACGCCCGCTACGAGGCCATGCTGGGTTTGAGGACCGAACCGGTCATTACCCTGGCCACTGCCCGCGCGGTGTCGGAATCCCGGGGGCCTTTTGCAAAATCGTTCCTCCTGGACGCAGGGTCGGACAAGGGCATCCGGATCGGCAATCCCGTCATTACCGAACAGGGTTTGGTGGGACGGATCGTCGGCGTGACCGGCGGGGTCAGCCGGATGCTCCTGCTGACCGACGTGGCCAGCCGCACGCCCGTTCTGATCGATCGCACCGATGCTCGCGCCCTGCTGACCGGCGATGGGTCGGGTAATCCCAAGCTTGAGTTCGTGCGCGGTGTCGGCGCGGTCCAGGCCGGCGATCGTGTCCTGACATCCGGTGATGGCGGAGGCTTTCCGCGCGGTGTGCCGATCGGGGTCGCAGCGCGCGGCATCGACGGGTCCTGGCGGGTCAAGCTGTTCAGCGATCGGGGGGCCATCGACTACGTCCGCATCATGCTGTTCCAGGACTTCAGCCAGCTGGTCGCACCGGACGCCCTGAACGCGGCTCCGCTGGCGGGCCTCGCGACCGCGCCGGCTCCGAGCGCGACCCAGGCGGCGGCCATCGGGGATGCGGCCGCACGGCGTGCGCGGACCCCGGCCGCTGCCGGGCCAGGCTCCGCAAGACCACAGGCGGCTCCCACGCGATCCAGGCCAACGGTCCCCTCGACGGCTAGGCAGGTGCCGGTTCCGCCGACCGCAGCCCCGCCTGTCCCGGTGCCGGCAGGAGGGGGCGCGGCGTGA
- a CDS encoding DUF423 domain-containing protein, which produces MVYGLVMIWNRYLAAFAALNGAMAVAVGAFAAHGAGPQIKTLLTTGASYQLAHAVLGVVCAVLAPGLRLAGVAGWLATTGGLIFCLALAFLGLLSLPALGAVAPIGGVLMIAGWLVLAFCGLRALPTA; this is translated from the coding sequence ATGGTCTACGGTCTCGTCATGATATGGAATCGCTACCTCGCGGCCTTCGCTGCACTGAACGGCGCGATGGCGGTGGCGGTCGGGGCCTTCGCCGCCCACGGGGCCGGCCCCCAGATCAAGACCCTGCTGACCACAGGGGCCTCATACCAGCTGGCCCATGCCGTGCTGGGCGTAGTCTGCGCGGTCCTGGCCCCGGGGCTTAGGCTTGCCGGCGTGGCGGGCTGGCTGGCGACGACCGGTGGCCTGATTTTCTGTCTGGCGCTGGCCTTCCTGGGCTTGCTAAGTCTCCCCGCTCTCGGGGCCGTCGCGCCCATCGGGGGCGTGCTGATGATCGCGGGCTGGCTCGTCCTGGCCTTCTGCGGCCTGCGCGCCTTGCCCACCGCCTGA
- the rodA gene encoding rod shape-determining protein RodA — protein MTSSALTRPGERDRLSVKLGEIDWRFAALLCIVGGIGGAMLYSVAGGSWEPWAANHMIRFGVCLVIMLALSMVSMRIWFGSAYVVYGLALVMLALIEIPGLGYTAMGATRWLDLGVTRIQPSEIMKIGVVLALARWYHGASAQDARFSWKLIFPIAIIGLPFALVAHQPDLGTAMLIGLTGAAMMFMAGLSWKIMAAAAAGLAAIVPPYVMFGMHDYQRHRVLTFLSPESDPSGTGYHITQSKIALGSGGLLGKGYGLGSQSQLEFLPEKQTDFIFAAVSEEFGFVGSFSILLCYIAIILIALRIASLSHSHFGRMAAAGVTATFALYVMINGAMVMGLAPVVGVPMPLLSYGGTVMLTVMIGFGLVMATRVHRYAELPKGHGLI, from the coding sequence ATGACCTCTTCGGCCCTGACACGCCCCGGTGAACGCGATCGTCTGTCAGTCAAACTGGGCGAGATCGACTGGCGGTTCGCGGCCCTGCTGTGCATCGTCGGTGGGATCGGGGGCGCGATGCTTTATTCGGTCGCCGGGGGTTCGTGGGAACCGTGGGCGGCCAATCACATGATCCGCTTCGGCGTGTGTCTGGTGATCATGCTGGCGCTGTCGATGGTCAGCATGCGGATCTGGTTCGGATCGGCCTATGTCGTCTACGGTCTGGCCCTGGTCATGCTGGCCCTGATCGAGATCCCCGGTCTGGGCTACACGGCCATGGGCGCGACACGATGGCTGGACCTGGGCGTGACGCGGATCCAGCCGTCGGAGATCATGAAGATCGGCGTCGTTCTGGCGCTCGCGCGCTGGTACCACGGGGCCTCGGCCCAGGACGCCCGGTTCAGCTGGAAGCTGATCTTTCCCATTGCCATCATCGGCCTGCCTTTCGCCCTGGTGGCGCATCAGCCGGACCTGGGCACGGCCATGCTGATCGGCCTGACCGGCGCCGCGATGATGTTCATGGCGGGTCTGAGCTGGAAGATCATGGCGGCGGCGGCCGCGGGTCTGGCGGCCATCGTCCCGCCCTATGTGATGTTCGGCATGCACGACTATCAGCGCCATCGCGTGCTGACCTTCCTGTCGCCGGAGAGCGACCCGTCGGGCACCGGCTATCACATCACCCAGTCCAAGATCGCCCTGGGGTCCGGGGGTCTGCTGGGCAAGGGATATGGCCTCGGCAGCCAGAGCCAGCTGGAATTCCTGCCCGAGAAACAGACCGACTTCATCTTTGCGGCCGTGTCGGAAGAGTTCGGCTTCGTCGGATCGTTCTCGATCCTGCTGTGCTACATCGCCATCATCCTGATCGCGCTCAGGATCGCCTCGCTGTCGCACAGCCATTTCGGGCGGATGGCGGCTGCCGGCGTGACGGCGACTTTTGCCCTCTATGTGATGATCAATGGGGCCATGGTCATGGGTCTGGCCCCTGTTGTCGGCGTGCCAATGCCGCTGCTGAGCTATGGCGGTACCGTCATGCTGACCGTGATGATCGGCTTCGGACTGGTCATGGCGACGCGAGTTCACCGCTATGCCGAGTTGCCCAAGGGCCACGGCCTGATCTAG
- the mrdA gene encoding penicillin-binding protein 2 has product MSEPSIFFSDVNERQGSFLRRTFVVGGLTALGITALTVRLAQLQVVQAQEYATLATNNQFNFRLMPPPRGRILDRNGVVIAGNRPSFRVLIVRDETKDLDQTLDLLGRLLPDTVDRRRAIIRDVNAAPRFSPVPVKSDLTWEEFAKVNIYAPELPGVMADMNEARFYPFGGSFAHVIGYVAKVSDRDIKAIQDRGEEPPPMLYNPGFRIGRSGIEKALDADLRGEAGGKRVEVDARGRVVAEDVGGSRAAVPGDDVVLTLDADVQNRALEVFGDESGACVVMDVRNGDILCMTSAPSFDPNLFVGGVPTRTYRALADYERKPLLDKSINGTFPPGSTFKPATALALLAAGVDPNQRVTCGGSWRTGNRTQRCWGVHGSQDMHDAIKNSCDVYFYAMCNRAGVDGIRNAAIKLGFETAFDIGVDNQRKGLLPSTEWKRRTFPNDPVWHPGETTSVAIGQGAITVNALQLAVYTSRLANGKKAIQPRLIKSVGGVERPSGAAVPDLAFSQEHLEIVRQGMIAVANDTSGTAYRQSQLGLGDIQMAGKTGTAQSRDYGTGSRKSDIWALKDHNLFIAFAPIDAPRYAVAVIIEHGGRGGSTAGAPRAREVMRTVLLKDPEMRERITRPAPPEAEGPMTDEEANFGAAPEPDLPTPDAQTPPVNRTGPSTTGGPRPYLAEPR; this is encoded by the coding sequence ATGAGCGAGCCATCGATCTTCTTTTCGGACGTCAATGAGCGGCAGGGATCGTTCCTGCGGCGCACCTTTGTCGTGGGTGGGCTGACGGCTCTGGGTATCACGGCCCTGACGGTGCGGCTGGCCCAGCTCCAGGTCGTTCAGGCGCAGGAATATGCGACCCTCGCAACCAACAACCAGTTCAACTTCCGTCTTATGCCGCCGCCCAGGGGACGGATTCTCGATCGCAATGGCGTGGTGATCGCCGGCAACCGGCCCAGCTTCCGCGTCCTGATCGTGCGAGACGAGACCAAGGATCTGGACCAGACCCTGGACCTCCTGGGTCGTCTGCTGCCCGACACCGTTGATCGGCGGCGCGCGATCATCCGGGATGTGAACGCTGCGCCGCGCTTCAGCCCCGTGCCGGTCAAGAGCGACCTGACCTGGGAAGAGTTCGCCAAGGTCAACATCTATGCCCCCGAACTGCCGGGGGTGATGGCCGACATGAACGAGGCGCGCTTCTATCCGTTCGGCGGCTCGTTCGCGCACGTCATCGGATACGTGGCCAAGGTGTCGGATCGCGACATCAAGGCCATCCAGGACAGGGGCGAAGAGCCCCCTCCCATGCTCTACAATCCGGGTTTCCGGATCGGCCGCTCGGGGATTGAAAAGGCGCTGGACGCCGACCTCCGCGGCGAAGCCGGAGGCAAGCGGGTGGAAGTGGATGCCCGCGGTCGCGTCGTTGCCGAGGACGTCGGAGGCTCGCGTGCAGCCGTGCCCGGCGACGATGTAGTCCTGACCCTCGATGCGGATGTACAGAACCGGGCGCTGGAGGTGTTCGGCGATGAAAGCGGGGCCTGTGTGGTGATGGATGTCCGTAACGGCGACATCCTGTGCATGACGTCAGCCCCGTCGTTCGACCCGAACCTGTTCGTCGGCGGGGTACCGACGCGAACCTATCGTGCGCTGGCCGACTATGAGCGCAAGCCGCTGCTGGACAAGTCGATCAACGGGACCTTTCCCCCCGGATCGACCTTCAAGCCGGCCACCGCCCTCGCCCTGCTGGCGGCGGGGGTCGATCCAAATCAGCGCGTGACCTGCGGCGGGTCGTGGCGGACGGGCAACCGGACCCAGAGGTGCTGGGGCGTGCATGGATCGCAGGACATGCATGATGCGATCAAGAACTCGTGCGACGTCTATTTCTACGCCATGTGCAATCGCGCAGGCGTCGATGGCATCCGTAACGCTGCGATCAAGCTCGGCTTCGAGACCGCGTTCGACATCGGCGTGGACAACCAGCGCAAGGGCCTGCTGCCCTCGACCGAATGGAAGCGCCGGACCTTCCCGAACGATCCCGTCTGGCATCCGGGTGAGACGACTTCGGTGGCCATCGGCCAGGGCGCGATCACGGTCAATGCGCTGCAGCTGGCGGTCTATACCTCACGTCTGGCCAACGGAAAAAAGGCCATCCAGCCCCGACTGATCAAGTCGGTTGGGGGTGTCGAACGCCCCAGCGGCGCGGCCGTGCCCGACCTGGCCTTCAGCCAGGAACACCTGGAAATCGTCCGCCAGGGCATGATCGCGGTGGCCAATGACACCTCCGGCACAGCCTATCGTCAGAGCCAGCTGGGGCTCGGCGACATCCAGATGGCGGGCAAGACCGGGACCGCCCAGTCCCGCGACTATGGCACCGGGTCGCGCAAGTCAGACATCTGGGCGCTGAAGGATCACAACCTGTTCATCGCCTTCGCCCCGATCGATGCACCCCGCTATGCCGTGGCGGTCATCATCGAACACGGTGGTCGGGGCGGGAGCACGGCCGGCGCCCCCCGGGCGCGGGAGGTCATGCGGACCGTCCTGTTGAAGGATCCGGAAATGCGCGAGCGGATCACGCGGCCGGCCCCGCCCGAGGCCGAAGGGCCGATGACCGACGAAGAGGCGAACTTCGGCGCAGCGCCCGAGCCCGACCTGCCCACGCCGGATGCGCAGACCCCCCCCGTCAATCGCACCGGTCCGTCCACGACCGGCGGTCCACGCCCCTATCTGGCGGAGCCTCGATGA
- the pip gene encoding prolyl aminopeptidase, with protein sequence MAFPVTETPRRELYPEIEPFASGWMQTGSAHEIYFEECGNPQGRPVLVLHGGPGGAINAGMRRYFDPAIYRIVLFDQRGCGKSRPNASLEDNTTWTLIEDIEALRERCGIDAWAVFGGSWGSTLSLAYAITHPERVKALILRGIFLLTRKELHWFYQDGASMIFPDAWERFIAPIPEDERNDLMGAYYKRLTGDDRAEQERCAIAWSSWEGETVSVEGPAARPDKFAEPEFAIAFARIECWYFMNGGFFPEEGWLLKNIGRIRHIPTWIAQGRFDVVTPIASAWALHRAFPEARLDIVPDAGHASSEPGIIDSLVRGTDWAAMASGRL encoded by the coding sequence ATGGCCTTTCCCGTGACCGAGACGCCCCGACGCGAGTTGTACCCCGAAATCGAGCCCTTCGCGTCCGGCTGGATGCAGACCGGCAGTGCCCACGAGATCTATTTCGAGGAATGCGGCAACCCGCAAGGCCGGCCGGTCCTGGTCCTGCACGGCGGCCCTGGCGGTGCGATCAATGCCGGCATGCGCCGCTATTTCGATCCGGCTATCTATCGCATCGTGCTGTTCGATCAACGCGGCTGCGGCAAGTCGCGACCCAATGCCTCGCTCGAGGACAATACCACCTGGACCCTGATCGAGGACATCGAAGCCTTGCGCGAGCGCTGCGGGATCGACGCCTGGGCCGTATTCGGCGGGTCCTGGGGGTCTACGCTGTCGCTGGCCTATGCGATCACCCACCCCGAGCGGGTCAAGGCCCTGATCCTACGTGGCATCTTCCTGCTGACCAGGAAGGAACTGCACTGGTTCTATCAGGACGGGGCCTCGATGATCTTCCCGGACGCCTGGGAGCGTTTCATCGCCCCGATCCCGGAGGACGAACGCAACGACCTGATGGGTGCCTACTACAAGCGGCTGACGGGCGACGACCGCGCCGAACAGGAGCGTTGCGCCATCGCCTGGTCCAGCTGGGAGGGCGAGACCGTCAGCGTCGAGGGCCCCGCCGCCCGTCCGGACAAGTTCGCCGAACCCGAATTCGCCATCGCCTTCGCCCGCATCGAGTGCTGGTACTTCATGAACGGCGGCTTCTTCCCGGAGGAAGGCTGGCTTCTGAAGAACATCGGCCGGATACGCCACATTCCGACCTGGATCGCCCAGGGCCGTTTCGACGTGGTCACGCCGATCGCCAGCGCATGGGCGCTGCACCGCGCCTTCCCGGAGGCAAGGCTGGATATCGTCCCTGACGCTGGTCACGCCTCGAGCGAGCCGGGCATTATCGACAGCCTGGTGCGCGGGACCGACTGGGCGGCGATGGCTTCGGGTCGCCTCTAG
- a CDS encoding TVP38/TMEM64 family protein, translating into MRRILDFILNMEGARWRALLASVLLLGAVAALFAVGKASLGLEAEGRLEAWLQGFNDGPLGFAAVVVVFVVSAFLGVPQFILIAASVVAFGPWSGFVYSWIATVVSAGVTYWLGRGPTARAVEKLGGQTTERLARFVGKNAFYASFMIRNVPSAPFIVVNMAFGAARASFPAFLAGCALGVLPKTALVAFFGGSFMSAVRGDGVWTSAILAGVAVVWLGLMLAVREIVKRRENPAD; encoded by the coding sequence ATGCGGCGCATCCTCGACTTCATCCTGAACATGGAAGGTGCCCGGTGGCGCGCGCTGCTGGCCAGTGTGCTGTTGCTGGGGGCCGTGGCCGCGCTGTTCGCCGTCGGCAAGGCCTCGCTGGGGCTGGAGGCCGAGGGGCGGCTGGAGGCCTGGCTGCAGGGCTTCAACGACGGACCGCTCGGATTCGCGGCTGTGGTCGTGGTGTTCGTGGTCTCGGCCTTCCTGGGCGTGCCGCAGTTCATCCTGATCGCCGCCAGCGTCGTGGCCTTCGGTCCATGGTCGGGGTTCGTCTACAGCTGGATCGCCACGGTCGTCTCGGCAGGCGTAACCTACTGGCTGGGGCGCGGCCCCACCGCACGGGCGGTCGAAAAGCTGGGCGGGCAAACGACCGAGCGTCTTGCCCGGTTCGTCGGCAAGAACGCCTTCTATGCCAGCTTCATGATCCGCAACGTGCCGTCGGCTCCGTTCATCGTCGTCAACATGGCCTTCGGGGCCGCGAGGGCCTCGTTTCCCGCCTTCCTGGCGGGATGCGCGCTCGGGGTACTGCCCAAGACGGCCCTGGTGGCCTTTTTCGGCGGGTCCTTCATGTCGGCGGTGCGCGGCGACGGCGTCTGGACTTCCGCCATTCTGGCGGGCGTGGCTGTGGTCTGGCTGGGCCTGATGCTGGCCGTGCGCGAGATCGTGAAGCGCCGCGAAAACCCGGCCGATTAA
- a CDS encoding pyridoxal phosphate-dependent aminotransferase, which translates to MSDLQSAALARVQPSATLAVTAKARELKRAGRDVIGLGAGEPDFDTPQNIKDAAIAAIQRGETKYTDVDGTPELKAAVVAKFARENGLTYTAAQIHVASGGKPVIYNAFVATLNAGDEVIVPAPYWVSYPDMVLLAGGEPVFVTGEESDGFKLRPEVLEAAITPRTKWLILNSPSNPTGAAYTRAELEALADVLRRHPQVWVLTDDMYEHLTYGDFEYTTIAQVAPDLYDRTLTVNGVSKAYAMTGWRIGYAGGPKPLIDLMRKVASQTTSNPSSISQWAAVEALNGTQDFMAERGAAFEKRRDLVVSMLNQATGIRCPNPEGAFYVYPSIEGLIGKTTPDGTVISDDEVFTSALLEAEGVAVVQGAAFGLSPYFRISYATSEAVLEEACARIQRFAAGLR; encoded by the coding sequence ATGTCCGACCTGCAATCCGCCGCCCTCGCCCGCGTCCAGCCCTCGGCGACCCTCGCCGTCACGGCCAAGGCCCGGGAACTGAAACGGGCCGGGCGCGACGTCATCGGTCTGGGCGCGGGGGAGCCCGATTTCGACACGCCGCAGAACATCAAGGACGCCGCCATCGCCGCCATCCAGCGCGGCGAGACGAAATACACCGACGTCGACGGTACGCCCGAACTGAAGGCGGCCGTCGTCGCCAAGTTCGCACGGGAGAACGGTCTGACCTACACCGCAGCGCAGATCCATGTCGCCTCGGGCGGCAAGCCGGTGATCTACAACGCCTTCGTCGCCACCCTGAACGCGGGCGACGAGGTCATCGTGCCGGCCCCCTACTGGGTCAGCTACCCCGACATGGTCCTGCTGGCGGGCGGCGAGCCCGTCTTCGTCACTGGCGAGGAGTCCGACGGCTTCAAGCTGCGGCCCGAGGTTCTGGAGGCCGCCATCACGCCGCGCACCAAATGGCTGATCCTGAACAGTCCGTCCAACCCGACCGGGGCTGCCTATACCCGGGCAGAGCTGGAGGCCCTGGCCGATGTCCTGCGTCGCCATCCGCAGGTCTGGGTGCTGACAGACGACATGTACGAGCACCTGACCTATGGCGACTTCGAATACACGACGATCGCCCAGGTCGCGCCGGACCTCTACGACCGCACCCTGACCGTCAACGGCGTGTCCAAGGCCTATGCCATGACCGGCTGGCGCATCGGCTATGCGGGCGGGCCCAAGCCCCTGATCGATCTGATGCGCAAGGTCGCTAGCCAGACGACGTCAAACCCGTCGTCGATCAGCCAGTGGGCGGCCGTCGAGGCGCTCAACGGGACCCAGGACTTCATGGCCGAGCGCGGGGCCGCCTTCGAGAAGCGGCGCGATCTCGTCGTGTCCATGCTGAACCAGGCGACCGGCATCCGCTGCCCCAATCCGGAAGGGGCGTTTTATGTCTATCCGTCGATCGAGGGGCTGATCGGCAAGACGACCCCTGACGGCACGGTCATCAGCGACGACGAGGTCTTCACCTCGGCCCTGCTGGAAGCCGAGGGCGTGGCCGTGGTTCAGGGGGCGGCGTTTGGCCTCAGCCCCTATTTCCGGATCAGCTATGCGACGTCGGAAGCCGTTCTGGAGGAGGCCTGCGCGCGCATTCAAAGGTTCGCAGCGGGTCTCAGATAG
- a CDS encoding rod shape-determining protein: MSFSLFGAISNDIAMDLGTANTLIYMKGKGIVLNEPSVVALRNVGGRKIVHAVGIEAKQMLGRTPGHMEAIRPMRDGVIADFEVAEEMIKHFIRKVHNRKGFVNPKIIVCVPSGATAVERRAINDSCLNASARRVGLIDEPMAAAIGAGLPIHEPTGSMVVDIGGGTTEVAVLSLSGIVYSRSVRVGGDKMDDSIISYMRRNHNLLIGETTAERIKKDIGTARIPADGEGLSIEVKGRDLMQGVPREVRISERQAAEALAEPVSQIIDAVKVALEATPPELAADIADKGIMLTGGGALLRGLDAEIRDHTGLPVSVADDPLSCVAIGCGRVLEHPRWMKGVLDSAL, translated from the coding sequence ATGAGTTTCTCCCTCTTCGGCGCCATCTCCAACGACATTGCGATGGACCTCGGGACCGCCAACACCCTGATCTATATGAAGGGCAAGGGCATCGTCCTGAACGAGCCTTCGGTCGTGGCGCTCAGAAACGTCGGTGGACGCAAGATCGTGCATGCCGTCGGTATCGAAGCCAAGCAGATGCTGGGCCGCACGCCCGGCCACATGGAAGCCATCCGCCCCATGCGCGACGGGGTCATCGCCGACTTTGAAGTCGCCGAGGAGATGATCAAGCACTTCATCCGCAAGGTTCATAACCGCAAGGGCTTCGTGAACCCCAAGATCATCGTCTGCGTGCCCTCGGGTGCCACGGCGGTCGAGCGGCGGGCGATCAACGACAGCTGCCTGAACGCCTCGGCCCGCCGCGTGGGCCTGATCGACGAGCCGATGGCCGCCGCGATCGGCGCCGGCCTGCCGATCCACGAGCCGACGGGGTCGATGGTCGTCGACATCGGAGGTGGCACCACCGAGGTGGCCGTGCTGTCGCTGTCAGGCATCGTCTATTCGCGCTCCGTCCGGGTGGGCGGCGACAAGATGGACGACAGCATCATAAGCTACATGCGTCGCAACCATAACCTGCTGATCGGCGAGACGACCGCCGAGCGCATCAAGAAGGACATCGGCACAGCCCGCATCCCGGCCGACGGCGAAGGCCTGTCGATCGAGGTCAAGGGCCGCGACCTGATGCAGGGCGTGCCCCGCGAGGTTCGCATCTCGGAACGGCAGGCCGCCGAAGCCCTGGCCGAACCGGTCTCGCAGATCATCGATGCCGTCAAGGTGGCGCTTGAGGCGACGCCGCCGGAACTGGCCGCCGACATCGCCGACAAGGGCATCATGCTGACGGGCGGCGGAGCGCTGCTACGCGGTCTGGACGCCGAGATCCGCGATCACACCGGCCTGCCGGTCTCGGTCGCCGACGATCCGCTGTCCTGCGTGGCCATCGGCTGCGGTCGCGTTCTGGAGCATCCGCGCTGGATGAAGGGCGTGCTCGATTCGGCGCTTTAG